The genomic window TTATCCTTTTCGCCAAGGAAGTGATGGTTATCATCATTTTCAAGAAGATATTGAGCTTTTAAAAGAGTTAGGAATTGATATTTATCGTTTTTCAATATCATGGGCAAGAATATTTCCCAATGGTGATGAAAAATACCCTAATGAGATAGCATTACAATATTATGATCAAATGATTAAACAATTAAAAGAAGCAAATATAAAAATATTTATAACGATTAATCATTATGCTATACCTTTATATTTAATTGAAAAATATGATGGTTGGAAGAATCGTCAAATGATAGATTATTATTTCCGATTCGCAAAAGTTTTATTGGATAGATGGAAAGATGATGTTGATTATTGGTTACCTTTTAATGAAATTAATGCTGGATATTTTAGTCCGTATAATGGTGTTGGATTAATGAAAGATAATGATGAAGATTATAATCAATCAGAAATATTTCAATCATTACATCATCAATTTGTTGCTAGTGCGAAGGTTATTGAATATGGTCATCAGCATGTTAAAGGACAGTTTGGGTGTATGGTTGCGAGTTTTTGTTACTATGCTTTGACACCTAAACCAGAAGATAATTTTAAGTTGATTCAAGATGAAAATTATTATCAATGGTTTTGTATGGATGTCTTATCAAGAGGCTATTACCCTACATATATGAGACGTTTCTTTTTAGAACACCATATTGATATTAACGTAACACAATCAGATGAAGAATTATTATTACAGCATACTTCTGATTTTATT from Candidatus Stoquefichus sp. SB1 includes these protein-coding regions:
- a CDS encoding glycoside hydrolase family 1 protein; translated protein: MKKILWGGATSSSQYEGGYHLDYKGLDTQDCRPYFPRTTHSTTQTRLLNKQIVNQAKAYQGVGNYPFRQGSDGYHHFQEDIELLKELGIDIYRFSISWARIFPNGDEKYPNEIALQYYDQMIKQLKEANIKIFITINHYAIPLYLIEKYDGWKNRQMIDYYFRFAKVLLDRWKDDVDYWLPFNEINAGYFSPYNGVGLMKDNDEDYNQSEIFQSLHHQFVASAKVIEYGHQHVKGQFGCMVASFCYYALTPKPEDNFKLIQDENYYQWFCMDVLSRGYYPTYMRRFFLEHHIDINVTQSDEELLLQHTSDFISFSYYSSSVVAAKAADQTAGNLVSTIKNPYLNATKWGWQIDPIGIRVTLNQFYNRYQKPIIIAENGLGSQDVLELDKTVHDLYRISYLQEHFQQIQEAQNDGVDIIAYCLWGIIDIVSAGSCEMEKRYGVVYVDANNEGEGSYCRYKKDSFYWYQKFIENYHQ